One part of the Nitrosopumilus sp. genome encodes these proteins:
- a CDS encoding zinc-binding dehydrogenase, protein MKALVYDEYTADDDFSKILKIKDLPLPKPKSNEVIFKVNAAALNYDDIWGMRGKPLAIPLPHISGTDAAGEVIEVGKDVKNIKVGDRVVSHGNMSCRVCKACTDGREYDCRKRAIWGFETGPLWGGYCEYTHLPEVNVVKIPDGVSYDEAAAASMTLLTSWHMLVGRAKIQPGQIVLIMGGSSGVGNYGIQIAKLFGCTVIATASPDKLDKLLELGADFAVDHRKEDWHKEVRSIAKKIPKQYGDVSGVDVIFEHIGGTHWNKELTLLNYGGTIVTTGATTGYDAKTDLRHIFFKGINILGSTQGTRSELEQGLYWMSQGKIKSVIDSVFPLEEAAEAHRKMLTGKGLFGKIIMRPNSD, encoded by the coding sequence ATGAAAGCTCTAGTATATGACGAGTATACCGCAGATGACGACTTTTCCAAAATCTTAAAAATTAAAGATCTCCCCTTACCTAAACCAAAATCTAATGAAGTAATTTTCAAAGTAAACGCAGCAGCATTAAACTATGATGATATTTGGGGAATGAGGGGAAAACCATTAGCTATCCCATTACCTCACATTTCTGGAACAGATGCTGCAGGTGAAGTAATTGAAGTAGGTAAGGATGTAAAAAACATCAAAGTCGGTGATAGAGTAGTCTCTCATGGAAATATGTCATGCAGAGTTTGCAAAGCATGTACTGATGGGCGAGAATATGATTGCAGAAAGCGAGCAATATGGGGTTTTGAAACAGGTCCACTTTGGGGTGGCTACTGTGAATATACTCATCTTCCAGAAGTAAATGTTGTAAAAATCCCTGACGGTGTTTCATATGATGAGGCAGCAGCTGCTTCAATGACTTTGTTAACATCATGGCATATGTTGGTGGGAAGGGCAAAAATTCAACCAGGACAGATTGTTTTGATTATGGGTGGAAGTTCAGGTGTTGGAAACTATGGAATCCAAATTGCAAAACTTTTTGGATGTACTGTAATTGCTACTGCCAGTCCTGACAAATTGGATAAACTATTGGAACTAGGAGCCGATTTTGCAGTAGATCATAGAAAAGAAGACTGGCATAAAGAAGTTAGATCAATTGCAAAAAAAATTCCAAAACAATATGGGGATGTTTCTGGAGTTGATGTGATTTTTGAGCATATTGGCGGTACTCATTGGAACAAAGAACTCACCCTGTTAAATTATGGTGGAACCATTGTCACCACTGGCGCAACCACAGGCTATGATGCAAAAACTGATCTTCGTCATATTTTCTTTAAGGGAATTAACATTTTAGGCTCTACTCAAGGAACTAGATCTGAATTAGAACAAGGTCTCTACTGGATGTCACAAGGAAAAATAAAATCTGTAATTGATTCGGTATTTCCATTGGAAGAAGCCGCAGAAGCTCACAGAAAGATGCTTACAGGTAAAGGACTATTTGGAAAAATCATTATGAGACCAAATTCTGATTAA
- a CDS encoding tetratricopeptide repeat protein, whose amino-acid sequence MTDPKIDSILDEGNRLFLQGKLKEAIIYYDEILNENPLHLSSLNNKGYALSKLKDYENAMKCYDAALQIFPDDLSVLINKVSSFRKLGNFSKALSLCDEILKNNPNYNIALYHKERILFSMGKFDESILCCNSILNDYPNNGDVLFDKSCNLAMLSKIDEALDMLEYAISQGLQYKIKAKKSKSFEKLFDNSRFNSMVM is encoded by the coding sequence ATGACTGATCCTAAAATAGATTCAATCTTAGATGAAGGTAATAGATTATTTTTACAAGGAAAACTAAAAGAAGCAATTATCTACTATGATGAAATTTTAAATGAAAATCCTTTGCATCTTAGCTCTCTTAACAATAAGGGATATGCTCTGAGCAAACTCAAGGATTATGAAAATGCTATGAAGTGTTATGATGCTGCATTACAAATATTCCCTGATGATCTTTCAGTCTTGATTAACAAAGTTTCATCATTTCGTAAACTGGGAAATTTTTCCAAAGCTCTATCACTTTGTGATGAAATTCTAAAAAATAATCCAAATTATAACATTGCATTATACCATAAAGAACGAATTTTATTCTCTATGGGAAAATTTGATGAGTCTATTTTATGTTGCAATAGTATATTGAATGATTATCCTAATAATGGTGATGTCTTGTTTGATAAATCCTGTAATCTTGCAATGCTTTCCAAAATAGATGAAGCACTTGATATGCTTGAGTATGCAATATCTCAAGGATTGCAATACAAAATCAAGGCTAAAAAATCCAAATCCTTTGAAAAATTATTTGATAATTCTAGATTCAACAGTATGGTAATGTGA
- a CDS encoding PQQ-dependent sugar dehydrogenase, producing the protein MDKKIQIIAIVGAIIFSVLVLTSPSDPIPLPKPISNSQNDFVVILAEKLDKPRAIAVYENRIFVTEKDGLIRVVQDGNLLESPLAAFRPANVFDGGLLGIALHPNFPNNHFLYVFLTYEEDGELWNKIIRITESENKLQDAETILDKIPGSSFTNGGFIKFGPDEKLYVGTGTISDASHLPQDLNSLSGKILRLNDDGTIPDDNPFSDSPVYSLGHRNPQGMTWDDKGNLYVSEFGPEKNDEINMIKAGKNYGWPEQECSGDVNFEDAVLCYDPSIEPGGILFYTGDKLDFEFPFIMASMRSANLYQVDFEEGLSSQKSILSGIGRVRDVVEGDDGSLYVITSNTDGKGFPDRTDDKLLRILK; encoded by the coding sequence GTGGATAAAAAAATCCAAATCATTGCAATAGTTGGAGCTATAATATTTTCAGTATTGGTTTTAACGTCACCATCTGATCCTATACCTTTACCAAAACCAATTTCTAATTCTCAAAATGATTTTGTTGTTATTTTAGCTGAAAAACTTGACAAACCTCGTGCAATTGCAGTTTATGAAAATAGAATTTTTGTTACAGAAAAAGATGGATTAATTAGAGTAGTTCAAGATGGAAATCTGTTAGAATCACCACTGGCTGCATTTCGTCCAGCTAATGTGTTTGATGGAGGATTACTAGGAATTGCACTTCATCCAAATTTTCCAAATAATCATTTCCTCTATGTATTTTTAACATATGAAGAGGACGGAGAATTGTGGAATAAAATTATTCGAATAACTGAATCAGAAAACAAACTACAAGATGCTGAAACCATACTTGATAAAATCCCTGGCTCTTCATTTACAAATGGCGGTTTTATAAAATTTGGACCCGATGAAAAATTATACGTTGGCACTGGCACGATTTCTGATGCATCTCATCTTCCCCAGGATCTTAATTCTTTGTCTGGAAAAATATTAAGACTAAATGATGATGGAACAATTCCTGATGATAATCCGTTTTCAGATTCGCCAGTTTATTCCTTGGGACACAGAAATCCTCAAGGGATGACTTGGGATGATAAAGGAAATCTGTATGTATCTGAATTCGGACCTGAAAAAAATGATGAGATCAATATGATCAAAGCCGGAAAAAACTATGGATGGCCTGAGCAAGAATGCTCAGGTGATGTAAATTTTGAAGATGCCGTTCTTTGTTATGATCCAAGCATAGAGCCTGGTGGAATCCTGTTTTACACTGGAGATAAACTTGATTTTGAGTTTCCATTTATTATGGCATCTATGAGATCTGCCAATCTTTATCAGGTTGATTTTGAGGAAGGGTTGAGCTCACAAAAATCTATTCTTAGCGGAATTGGAAGAGTTCGCGATGTTGTAGAGGGCGATGATGGGAGTCTTTATGTAATTACTTCAAATACTGATGGAAAAGGTTTTCCAGATAGAACGGATGATAAATTGTTAAGGATACTAAAATAA
- the dph2 gene encoding diphthamide biosynthesis enzyme Dph2 has protein sequence MIIIDEERIFKEIEKKNPSSVSLNGPDGILPQVQETAMKISEKFGIPAYVLADTTWGTCDLNTNGSKVLGAEIQFNIGHTINTESLEKNLVLIDAYDDVEFDSVAKKCPEILKGKTISLVTDSQHLHQVDKVEKILTENGIKVKIGKGKGQLNDGQVFGCEFYPASELKKEVDAYVFLGQSNFHAAGIALSTNLPTYILDPYFNEVREITEFAQKLKKKATLAIYKAAEAKTFGVIVGLKEGQLSKVFALKIKKELEKEGKKVQLFGLTDITNDRLQNLKGIDAFVQVACPRISTDNQFDKPVLSSPQANALLKILRNESIEEYLEIPHWL, from the coding sequence TTGATCATAATAGATGAAGAAAGAATTTTCAAAGAAATTGAGAAGAAAAATCCATCTTCAGTTTCATTAAATGGTCCGGATGGAATTTTGCCTCAGGTTCAAGAAACTGCCATGAAAATATCAGAGAAATTTGGAATTCCAGCTTATGTTTTAGCAGATACCACATGGGGGACATGTGATCTCAATACAAATGGTTCCAAAGTGCTTGGAGCAGAAATCCAATTCAACATAGGACACACAATTAACACTGAATCATTAGAAAAAAATCTTGTTTTAATTGACGCGTATGATGATGTAGAGTTTGACAGCGTTGCAAAAAAATGCCCAGAAATATTAAAAGGAAAAACTATTTCATTGGTCACAGACAGCCAACACTTACATCAAGTAGACAAAGTTGAAAAAATTTTAACAGAAAATGGAATCAAAGTAAAAATCGGAAAAGGCAAGGGGCAACTAAATGACGGTCAAGTGTTTGGTTGTGAGTTTTACCCTGCATCAGAACTAAAAAAAGAAGTTGATGCCTATGTGTTTTTAGGACAAAGTAATTTTCATGCAGCAGGAATTGCACTATCAACTAATTTACCAACATACATTTTAGATCCTTACTTTAATGAAGTAAGAGAAATTACCGAATTTGCTCAAAAATTAAAAAAGAAAGCAACTCTTGCAATATACAAAGCAGCTGAAGCAAAGACATTTGGGGTAATTGTGGGACTCAAAGAAGGACAGTTATCCAAAGTGTTTGCTTTAAAGATCAAAAAAGAGCTAGAGAAAGAAGGCAAGAAAGTTCAGTTATTTGGTTTGACAGATATTACTAATGATAGATTACAAAATCTTAAAGGAATAGATGCTTTTGTTCAAGTGGCATGCCCGAGAATCTCTACGGATAATCAGTTTGACAAACCAGTTTTATCTTCACCACAAGCAAATGCGCTTCTTAAAATTTTACGAAACGAAAGCATTGAAGAATATCTAGAGATCCCACATTGGTTGTAA
- a CDS encoding tRNA(Ile)(2)-agmatinylcytidine synthase, whose product MCTTFLAYKIVDLLKKQKTEFLDFPRLIRFNPNIPWKTRGNGAVSMKIKTKNPSNVKSQVKNLVSKYSDVKNGANPGLVFFESETIPSDFIDFSNLALWRLINRNNAKKFAKKNHLEFFYKGNGQGLVGAIGAIGYDFHDHTLELLSYRKRSKFGKERKISPDSVKIMQEKTLPNTFNSFDTKKGRVLITPHGPDPVFYGVRGENVDSLLYATKILKSEEKLDGYMIFKSNQGTGDHLKNELTFENMSPYASGKITGMVSNTPKTVKGGHVFFKINSNDHELWCAVYKPTGITTIASNLIKGDKVCVGGGVRKASKNFPRIINLEFIDVIHLEKKLVTSNPLCKKCNKKMKSKGKNQGFQCIRCGKKALSKTSNEVSRKIQKKLYIPKMSAHRHLTRPSQRVGLINKSTKFDESQLWFCVYRNYSGE is encoded by the coding sequence ATGTGTACTACGTTTCTAGCCTACAAAATTGTTGATTTACTCAAAAAACAAAAAACTGAATTTCTTGATTTTCCAAGATTAATACGATTTAATCCTAACATTCCTTGGAAAACTAGAGGCAATGGAGCAGTTTCTATGAAAATTAAGACAAAAAACCCATCCAATGTTAAAAGCCAAGTCAAAAATCTTGTTTCAAAATATTCTGATGTTAAAAATGGTGCCAATCCTGGCTTGGTATTTTTTGAAAGTGAAACAATTCCATCTGATTTTATTGATTTCAGCAACTTGGCTTTGTGGAGATTAATTAATAGAAACAATGCAAAAAAATTTGCTAAAAAAAATCATCTTGAATTTTTTTACAAAGGAAACGGTCAAGGATTGGTTGGTGCAATTGGTGCAATCGGATATGATTTTCATGATCATACATTAGAGCTTTTGAGCTATCGCAAAAGATCCAAATTTGGAAAAGAAAGAAAAATTTCTCCAGACAGTGTAAAGATTATGCAGGAAAAAACTTTGCCAAATACATTTAACAGTTTTGATACGAAGAAAGGACGAGTTTTGATTACGCCACATGGACCCGATCCTGTTTTTTATGGTGTTAGAGGAGAAAATGTTGATTCACTTCTTTATGCCACTAAGATTCTAAAAAGTGAGGAAAAATTAGACGGGTACATGATATTCAAATCTAATCAAGGAACTGGAGATCATCTAAAAAATGAATTGACTTTTGAGAACATGTCACCTTATGCTTCAGGAAAAATTACTGGAATGGTGTCAAATACCCCTAAAACTGTTAAAGGAGGACATGTATTTTTTAAAATTAATTCAAATGATCATGAACTTTGGTGTGCAGTTTACAAACCAACTGGAATTACTACTATTGCTTCAAACTTGATTAAAGGAGACAAAGTCTGTGTAGGTGGCGGAGTAAGAAAAGCCTCTAAAAACTTTCCACGCATAATTAATCTTGAATTTATTGATGTCATCCACCTTGAAAAAAAACTTGTAACATCAAACCCTCTTTGCAAAAAATGTAATAAAAAGATGAAATCTAAAGGAAAGAATCAAGGATTTCAGTGTATCCGATGCGGGAAAAAAGCTTTGAGTAAGACTAGCAATGAAGTTTCAAGAAAAATCCAAAAAAAATTGTATATTCCAAAAATGTCTGCCCATAGGCATCTTACAAGACCATCACAACGAGTGGGATTAATCAACAAATCCACAAAATTTGACGAATCTCAATTATGGTTTTGTGTTTATAGAAACTATAGCGGGGAGTAG